From a region of the Pontixanthobacter gangjinensis genome:
- a CDS encoding RelA/SpoT family protein — translation MLRQYELVERVLAYDPDADEALLNRAYVYTVQKHGSQKRASGDPYFSHPIEVAGLMTDLQLDQETIMTALLHDTVEDTLVTIEDIERNFGPEVARLVDGVTKLSKIEAMPEDERAAENLRKFLLAMSEDIRVLLVKLADRLHNMRTLHFIKSPEKRQRIARETMDIYAPLAERVGMYEYMREMQLLAFEQLEPEGYRTITGRLEQIRKQDGGQVDAIALAIKQALAEAGLKVEVTGREKHPFSIWKKMAERHVSFEQVTDIMAFRVITQNEADCYAALGVVHTVWQSIPGKFKDYISTPKNNGYRSLHTSLIYENSMRVEVQIRTKEMHQTNEFGLAAHWAYKQGDRPDGAVGWLRDLIEIVDASHDAEELLEHTRMAIYQDRIFAFTPKGSLFQLPKGSTPVDFAFAVHTDLGAQTVGAKINGRHIPLRTPLNNGDVVEIIKGPGETPQLSWLSFVVTGKARAAIRRSVRLKERDEVAEIGRKLFDDIAIRVPAKIGKKATREAVKRLEFEEEEDLMYAIGAAKLTDREVMEALVPGCTTDMEPDSNWAKQERAISIRGLTPGVGFQLAECCHPVPGDRIVGLRKQGAGVEVHAIDCFELASGIDADWLDLSWGQKSKGAVGKLRATLYDRPGALAEMAGIFGQNAANIRALTLSQTEHPFGVYEIDLEVQDIAHLTRILSALRASDAVAQAERI, via the coding sequence ATGCTGCGCCAATATGAATTAGTCGAGCGGGTTCTCGCTTACGATCCGGATGCCGATGAGGCGCTGCTGAACCGCGCCTATGTCTATACCGTGCAAAAACACGGTAGCCAGAAACGCGCCAGCGGCGACCCTTATTTCAGCCATCCTATCGAAGTTGCCGGTTTGATGACCGATCTGCAGCTTGATCAGGAAACCATCATGACCGCGCTCCTCCACGATACAGTGGAAGATACGCTGGTCACGATCGAGGATATCGAACGAAATTTCGGGCCGGAGGTCGCACGGCTGGTCGACGGGGTGACGAAGCTTAGCAAAATCGAGGCGATGCCCGAAGACGAGCGCGCGGCGGAGAATCTGCGCAAATTCCTGCTCGCCATGTCGGAAGATATCCGCGTGCTGCTGGTCAAGCTGGCCGACCGCTTGCACAATATGCGTACGCTGCATTTCATCAAATCACCTGAAAAACGCCAGCGAATCGCGCGCGAAACGATGGATATCTATGCCCCATTGGCGGAGCGGGTCGGCATGTACGAGTATATGCGCGAAATGCAGCTGTTGGCGTTTGAGCAATTGGAGCCGGAGGGATACCGCACAATAACCGGCAGGCTCGAACAAATCCGCAAGCAGGATGGAGGGCAGGTTGATGCGATTGCGCTGGCAATCAAACAGGCGCTTGCAGAAGCGGGCCTTAAGGTTGAAGTGACCGGCCGCGAAAAACACCCGTTTTCAATCTGGAAGAAAATGGCCGAGCGGCACGTTTCGTTCGAGCAGGTAACCGACATCATGGCGTTCCGCGTCATCACCCAGAATGAAGCCGATTGTTATGCGGCATTGGGCGTGGTTCACACCGTTTGGCAAAGCATCCCGGGCAAGTTCAAAGACTATATCTCCACCCCCAAAAACAACGGCTATCGCTCTCTCCACACATCACTGATTTATGAAAACTCGATGCGGGTCGAGGTGCAAATCCGGACCAAGGAAATGCACCAGACGAATGAATTCGGACTGGCGGCGCATTGGGCATATAAGCAAGGAGACAGACCCGACGGCGCGGTCGGCTGGCTGCGCGACCTGATCGAAATTGTCGACGCCAGCCATGATGCAGAGGAACTGCTCGAACACACCCGCATGGCGATCTATCAGGACCGGATTTTTGCGTTCACGCCCAAGGGGTCGCTGTTTCAACTGCCCAAGGGTTCAACGCCGGTTGATTTTGCCTTTGCGGTACACACAGATTTGGGCGCGCAAACCGTCGGCGCGAAAATCAATGGCCGCCATATTCCGCTGCGCACACCACTGAATAATGGCGACGTGGTGGAGATTATCAAAGGGCCTGGCGAGACACCGCAATTAAGCTGGCTGAGCTTCGTCGTAACCGGCAAGGCGCGCGCGGCGATCCGCCGGTCAGTTCGGCTGAAAGAGCGTGATGAAGTGGCAGAAATCGGCCGCAAATTGTTCGATGACATTGCCATTCGGGTGCCGGCGAAGATCGGCAAGAAGGCCACGCGTGAAGCAGTCAAAAGGCTCGAATTCGAAGAAGAAGAGGATTTGATGTATGCGATTGGCGCGGCCAAGCTGACCGATCGCGAGGTGATGGAAGCGCTGGTCCCGGGCTGCACCACCGACATGGAACCTGACAGCAATTGGGCGAAACAGGAGCGTGCGATCTCCATTCGCGGACTAACGCCTGGTGTCGGGTTCCAATTGGCGGAATGTTGCCATCCCGTGCCGGGCGACCGGATTGTCGGCCTCCGGAAACAGGGCGCGGGGGTGGAAGTCCACGCTATTGATTGTTTCGAGCTTGCGAGCGGGATTGATGCCGATTGGCTTGATCTGTCGTGGGGCCAAAAATCGAAAGGGGCGGTAGGGAAATTACGCGCTACCTTATATGACCGGCCTGGCGCTTTGGCGGAAATGGCGGGAATATTCGGCCAGAACGCTGCTAATATCCGCGCGCTGACCTTGTCTCAGACCGAACATCCCTTTGGCGTGTACGAGATTGATCTTGAAGTGCAGGATATCGCCCATTTGACCCGAATTCTCAGCGCGCTGCGGGCGAGCGATGCAGTGGCGCAAGCAGAGCGGATCTAG
- a CDS encoding VOC family protein, translated as MAVTGIDHVQLAMPKGGEGQARAFYSGVLGLAEAPKPADLAKRGGCWFSGGSAHVHLGVEEPFASAKKAHPALLVDNLAEMRARLDAAGVAFNDGKPLEGYLRGDISDPFGNRIELMQRI; from the coding sequence ATGGCGGTAACCGGCATCGACCATGTGCAATTGGCCATGCCTAAGGGCGGAGAGGGCCAAGCGCGGGCGTTTTATTCGGGGGTATTAGGGCTGGCGGAGGCGCCCAAACCGGCAGATTTGGCGAAGCGTGGCGGGTGCTGGTTTTCAGGCGGTTCGGCACATGTGCATCTTGGTGTAGAGGAGCCGTTTGCTTCCGCCAAGAAAGCGCATCCCGCGCTGTTGGTTGATAATCTGGCGGAAATGCGTGCACGACTGGATGCAGCAGGCGTAGCGTTTAACGATGGCAAACCGCTTGAGGGTTATTTGCGCGGTGATATCAGCGATCCGTTTGGCAACCGGATTGAACTGATGCAACGTATTTAG
- a CDS encoding peptidylprolyl isomerase, protein MKKHCLLAAVAVALTFPAAAQDAEPEGPPSPGQIVAGAPASEWVSITAEDLLVMTLAPDAEGNARQVVIQLMPAPFSQGWVSNIRTFARAEWYDNISVNRVQDNYVVQWGDPNYDNPEATGETKVLPEGLKVMEEEEYTSSLFEWQDRNAERDAERQSRKATEAVLQPVETEPYPAWHSRDAYAPRVDFYSGWPAATSGYSWNQVWWPVHCYGMIGVGRNYSPDTGSGAELYTVIGHAPRHLDRNIALVGRIIEGMEHLSSLPRGKGELGFYREDEFDKRTPILSVRVASDLPAENRPAFEYLSTEGETFAKYADARANRRDPFFIAPAGGADICNIPVPVRRVSASE, encoded by the coding sequence ATGAAAAAACATTGCCTGCTCGCTGCTGTCGCTGTCGCCCTCACTTTCCCTGCCGCCGCGCAGGATGCCGAGCCGGAGGGGCCGCCCTCGCCGGGACAGATCGTTGCTGGAGCCCCCGCCAGCGAGTGGGTCAGCATTACAGCGGAGGATTTGCTGGTGATGACTCTGGCGCCCGATGCCGAGGGCAATGCGCGGCAGGTGGTGATCCAGTTGATGCCTGCGCCGTTCAGCCAGGGCTGGGTCAGCAACATCCGAACCTTCGCCCGCGCCGAATGGTATGACAATATCAGCGTCAACCGCGTGCAGGACAATTACGTCGTCCAATGGGGCGACCCGAATTACGACAACCCTGAGGCGACTGGCGAGACGAAGGTTCTGCCTGAAGGGCTGAAGGTGATGGAGGAGGAGGAGTACACATCGAGCCTGTTCGAGTGGCAGGATCGCAACGCAGAGCGCGATGCGGAACGTCAATCGAGGAAGGCGACGGAGGCCGTGCTACAACCCGTCGAAACAGAGCCTTATCCGGCATGGCATAGTCGCGACGCATACGCCCCCAGGGTGGATTTCTATTCCGGCTGGCCGGCAGCCACTTCCGGATACTCCTGGAACCAAGTATGGTGGCCCGTCCACTGCTACGGAATGATCGGCGTCGGGCGTAACTATTCGCCCGACACTGGCTCTGGCGCAGAACTTTACACCGTCATCGGCCATGCGCCGCGGCATCTGGATCGCAACATCGCGCTGGTAGGGCGGATTATCGAAGGAATGGAGCATCTCTCCAGCCTGCCGCGTGGCAAGGGTGAACTCGGCTTCTACCGCGAAGACGAGTTTGACAAGCGAACCCCGATATTGTCGGTCCGCGTCGCCAGCGATTTGCCCGCCGAAAATCGGCCTGCCTTCGAATATCTTTCAACCGAGGGCGAAACATTTGCCAAATATGCCGATGCCCGCGCCAATCGCCGTGATCCGTTCTTTATCGCACCCGCTGGCGGCGCGGATATTTGCAACATTCCTGTGCCGGTGCGGCGGGTTTCCGCTAGCGAGTGA
- a CDS encoding TrbC/VirB2 family protein has translation MTEFRRSLFEPSGRNALGDSAGWIADTMLGSVATGLCVLAVAFVGVMMLTGRLDWRQGMRVILGCFIIFGAPVIAAGLMGFMTQRG, from the coding sequence ATGACAGAATTCCGGCGATCTTTGTTCGAGCCTTCGGGCCGCAATGCGCTTGGTGATTCAGCGGGGTGGATTGCTGACACGATGCTGGGTAGCGTTGCAACGGGCCTGTGCGTTCTAGCAGTAGCGTTTGTCGGAGTGATGATGCTTACCGGGCGGCTTGACTGGCGGCAGGGCATGCGGGTTATTCTCGGGTGCTTCATCATTTTTGGAGCGCCGGTGATTGCGGCTGGGCTAATGGGGTTTATGACGCAACGCGGGTAG
- the virB11 gene encoding P-type DNA transfer ATPase VirB11, producing the protein MESSYYLDSFLAPLAPYLTRDDVTDIYINQPEEVWFETTGGEIERERVEGLDEKLLGRLARQIAANSSQAISRSQPLLAASLPDGSRVQIVGPPASRGGHVLAIRRHVAAGMSLADWIDADAFSMTRDGPARLNISDEYKSLGGSEAPAALKNAVLQRKNILISGGTSSGKTTFLNALIAEIPAEERLILIEDTEELRLSHENAVGLLAARGQTSEAEISAEDLLIAALRMRPDRIILGELRGVEAFTFLRAVNTGHPGSMTTIHADTPERAIEQLALLVLQAGTKLGWDDVRHYVRASVDVFVQLGREGGKRGVSQVMVRSGG; encoded by the coding sequence TTGGAAAGCAGCTATTATCTCGACAGCTTTCTTGCGCCGCTTGCCCCCTATCTGACGCGGGACGATGTCACGGACATCTATATCAACCAGCCTGAAGAAGTTTGGTTTGAAACGACCGGCGGCGAGATTGAGCGCGAACGTGTTGAAGGGCTGGACGAGAAGCTACTTGGTCGGTTGGCACGCCAGATTGCTGCCAATAGCTCGCAAGCCATCAGCCGGTCACAACCGCTGCTTGCTGCAAGCTTACCCGATGGCTCACGCGTCCAGATCGTTGGTCCGCCAGCATCACGTGGCGGGCATGTGCTAGCGATAAGACGGCATGTCGCAGCGGGTATGTCGCTGGCTGACTGGATCGATGCGGACGCCTTTTCCATGACCCGAGACGGCCCGGCTCGACTGAACATATCGGACGAGTATAAATCGCTCGGCGGCAGCGAGGCGCCAGCAGCTCTCAAGAATGCAGTGCTTCAGCGCAAGAATATCCTGATTTCCGGCGGGACATCTTCGGGTAAGACGACATTTCTAAACGCGCTGATTGCCGAAATTCCAGCCGAAGAACGGTTGATTCTGATCGAGGATACCGAGGAATTGCGCCTTTCCCATGAGAACGCCGTTGGCTTGCTGGCCGCGCGAGGACAGACCAGCGAGGCGGAAATTTCTGCGGAGGATTTGCTGATTGCAGCGCTACGGATGCGGCCCGATCGGATTATTCTGGGCGAATTGCGCGGGGTGGAGGCGTTCACTTTCCTGCGCGCAGTCAACACCGGCCACCCCGGCTCGATGACCACAATTCACGCCGACACACCGGAGCGGGCCATTGAGCAGCTGGCGCTGCTGGTTCTCCAAGCCGGAACCAAGCTGGGATGGGATGATGTGCGGCATTACGTTCGCGCAAGTGTTGATGTGTTCGTCCAACTTGGCCGCGAGGGCGGCAAGCGCGGCGTATCGCAAGTCATGGTCAGGTCGGGCGGATGA
- a CDS encoding TrbI/VirB10 family protein: MADQPAQYSPGNTENETDIRPVVAKSHSGNLGVWVFAVILLIGGIWLFSALNANRARLDAPTIAPVAATDGSRIAAAPPLRLPEDFETRLANIRERPFSVRPLPSAPPQQPSRSPATLPRAIASAQPPQYPPPPTGAPVSSVVFDRAFSSAPGASSQPTPQIADSRVRAGRFLNPSLTISQGTVIPAVLETALNSTRPGAARALVQRDVYSFDGTRILIQRGSRIYGEYEAGLNLGEKRALIQWTRLIRPDGVTIALDSPSSDPLGRAGVKGDVDSKFFQRFGGAILQSVLDIGVGIATRETSGDGVVVALPGSTQNIQVQNQQSIRPTLKIRHGTSVSIFVARDLDFSTVDF; encoded by the coding sequence ATGGCTGATCAACCAGCCCAGTATTCTCCTGGAAACACAGAAAACGAGACGGATATTCGTCCGGTCGTAGCAAAGTCGCATTCAGGAAATTTGGGCGTCTGGGTTTTCGCGGTCATTCTCCTCATTGGAGGAATTTGGCTATTTTCTGCGCTCAATGCCAATCGCGCCAGATTGGATGCGCCAACCATTGCACCGGTTGCTGCAACTGATGGTTCAAGAATAGCTGCTGCACCACCGCTGCGTTTGCCTGAAGACTTCGAAACGCGGCTCGCCAATATCCGTGAACGACCCTTCTCCGTCCGCCCCTTGCCATCCGCACCTCCGCAGCAGCCAAGCAGATCACCGGCTACACTTCCTCGTGCGATCGCAAGTGCGCAGCCTCCGCAATATCCCCCTCCGCCGACTGGGGCCCCTGTTTCTTCTGTTGTATTCGATCGTGCCTTCAGCAGCGCACCCGGCGCAAGCTCGCAGCCGACACCTCAAATTGCCGATAGCCGCGTGCGCGCTGGCCGGTTCCTCAATCCCTCGCTCACCATCTCGCAAGGCACAGTCATTCCGGCTGTGCTCGAAACCGCGCTTAATTCCACCCGTCCCGGTGCCGCACGGGCCTTGGTTCAACGGGACGTCTACAGCTTTGATGGGACCCGTATCCTGATCCAACGCGGCAGCCGCATCTATGGAGAATATGAAGCGGGGCTCAACTTGGGCGAGAAACGTGCACTGATCCAATGGACACGGTTGATCCGCCCTGACGGCGTAACCATCGCGCTCGACTCGCCATCCTCCGATCCACTTGGCCGCGCCGGAGTGAAAGGCGATGTCGATAGCAAATTCTTCCAACGGTTCGGGGGTGCCATCCTACAATCGGTCCTCGATATCGGAGTGGGTATCGCAACAAGAGAAACAAGCGGCGACGGAGTGGTCGTCGCCCTGCCAGGCAGTACGCAGAACATTCAGGTTCAAAACCAGCAATCGATCCGCCCCACGTTGAAAATCCGGCATGGCACCAGCGTTTCGATTTTTGTGGCGCGCGATCTTGATTTTTCGACCGTGGATTTCTGA
- a CDS encoding TrbG/VirB9 family P-type conjugative transfer protein, with the protein MMIVPLRFLPGLALPCAAALSAQIVPQPSADNPRIQTVEWTAGEEYILTALPNTGLTVMLEPGEQIRRISLEDPSLVDVRVSAEGDSFLILPLSEPASTGMVVQTGRRDYRFNVQTAMTLTSAYLVSFTYAGAGPLMPTQELQQEIPQPTGQTWDYRMRGDKSVRPARISDDGVRTTIEFPPEQDLPAIFAIGPTGDEQVVNGHMRSGVFVIDRVHRKLVFRIDKDKATAQRSAEPQGDS; encoded by the coding sequence ATGATGATAGTGCCGCTCCGTTTTCTGCCGGGTTTGGCGCTTCCTTGTGCCGCAGCGCTATCGGCGCAAATCGTGCCGCAGCCATCCGCAGATAACCCTCGCATCCAGACCGTAGAATGGACTGCTGGGGAAGAATACATCCTCACCGCACTGCCCAATACCGGGCTTACAGTCATGCTTGAACCCGGCGAACAGATCCGGCGGATTAGTCTTGAAGACCCCTCGCTGGTCGATGTCAGGGTATCGGCAGAGGGCGACAGTTTTCTGATCTTGCCGCTGAGTGAGCCGGCCAGCACCGGAATGGTGGTTCAAACAGGTCGCCGCGATTACCGCTTCAACGTGCAAACGGCCATGACGCTCACATCTGCTTATCTGGTAAGCTTCACTTATGCGGGAGCCGGTCCACTGATGCCCACGCAAGAACTACAACAAGAGATTCCCCAACCTACGGGCCAGACTTGGGATTACCGCATGCGCGGAGATAAATCGGTGCGTCCAGCGCGGATCAGCGATGACGGTGTGCGCACCACAATCGAGTTTCCGCCAGAGCAGGATTTGCCAGCGATCTTTGCCATCGGTCCGACCGGCGATGAACAGGTGGTCAACGGGCATATGCGCAGCGGCGTGTTTGTTATCGACCGGGTCCACCGTAAACTTGTGTTCCGGATAGACAAAGACAAGGCCACCGCGCAGCGAAGCGCTGAGCCTCAAGGCGATAGTTGA
- a CDS encoding virB8 family protein: protein MNASDGHSDMDDLAYDTPSDWSRSVTADVERSRRIAWIVACVAALIAVLEAIALVYLTPLKTVVPYTLLVDRQTGHVEALSPLDTQVIAPDAALTRSFLVQYVIARESFDAAGLQEDYRKVSLWSAGDARSRYIAQMQEGNPLSPISFMPRGGTIKTEIRSISSMNTNRSMVRFTTIRSDPGAQPQAPEYWAAIIDYEFSAADMTQADRLINPLGFQVTRYRRDAETLPELSIPQASPAPATEARPAVQAPSQ from the coding sequence ATGAATGCATCAGATGGTCATAGTGATATGGACGACCTGGCATATGACACGCCAAGTGATTGGTCACGCAGCGTAACAGCCGATGTGGAACGTTCAAGGCGGATCGCCTGGATTGTCGCCTGCGTAGCCGCGCTGATTGCTGTGCTTGAAGCCATTGCACTCGTTTATCTCACTCCGCTGAAAACCGTAGTTCCCTATACACTGTTGGTCGATCGGCAGACCGGACATGTAGAGGCCCTATCGCCACTAGATACTCAGGTAATTGCTCCTGATGCAGCGCTTACTCGCTCGTTTTTGGTGCAATATGTAATCGCCCGCGAGAGTTTTGATGCAGCGGGTTTGCAGGAGGATTACCGTAAGGTCAGTTTGTGGAGCGCAGGCGATGCTCGCAGCCGTTACATCGCTCAAATGCAAGAGGGTAACCCGCTGAGCCCGATATCCTTCATGCCTCGCGGCGGCACAATCAAGACCGAGATCCGAAGCATCTCTTCAATGAATACCAACCGTTCCATGGTTCGCTTTACTACCATTCGCAGCGATCCCGGCGCGCAACCGCAGGCCCCCGAATATTGGGCAGCCATTATCGATTATGAGTTCAGCGCCGCAGATATGACGCAGGCAGACCGGCTGATCAATCCACTTGGCTTTCAGGTGACCCGCTACCGACGTGACGCAGAAACCCTGCCTGAACTCAGCATCCCGCAGGCTAGCCCCGCGCCCGCTACAGAGGCCCGCCCGGCTGTTCAGGCGCCGTCACAATGA
- a CDS encoding type IV secretion system protein codes for MAPRSFEAGRVVACPSIITGDRFLLRVIDHIDCQAQVIGSYGYQSLGQPGSVAATVAAALLTLFIALYGIRLLFGPAPGMGAGMGAGMGQAVFGILKIGIVLTLAFSWPAFRTVVHDVVLDGPAQIANAIVPNTLGGTSQRFAERLQESDRTMVSLAQAGTGRNTGAVLEGSETGAGFAGTAIQDDTALGYGRLAYLSGTIASVGLLRIAAALLLALAPLAAGLLLFEQTRGIFSGWLRGLTLTVIGSIGTTVVLALQLSILEPWLADAIRVRSFGYATPSAPIELFAITLSFALIQFAMIWLLAKVAFNRGWPSLPTYHLGTNASSAMFAQQNPSSPVQISNRSRVERISDSVETTVRREQIAGSRVHAYQGGTLASRGDTGAAQANPATELASVPRLGSSYRRTGTRSSQAGTKRDAAQ; via the coding sequence CCACGTTCTTTTGAGGCAGGCCGCGTAGTGGCGTGCCCATCGATCATTACAGGTGACCGATTCTTATTGAGAGTGATCGATCATATTGATTGCCAAGCGCAGGTAATCGGAAGTTATGGCTATCAATCGCTTGGCCAACCGGGATCGGTGGCAGCAACGGTGGCGGCTGCGTTGCTGACATTGTTCATAGCCCTGTATGGTATTCGGCTTCTGTTTGGGCCTGCGCCCGGCATGGGCGCTGGCATGGGCGCTGGCATGGGCCAAGCGGTGTTCGGTATCTTGAAAATCGGGATTGTGTTGACGCTTGCATTCTCGTGGCCTGCATTCCGTACGGTTGTTCATGACGTAGTGCTCGACGGACCAGCCCAAATTGCCAACGCAATTGTGCCCAACACGCTTGGTGGCACTTCGCAAAGATTTGCTGAACGACTGCAGGAATCCGACCGTACAATGGTCAGCCTTGCGCAAGCTGGCACTGGCAGAAACACTGGCGCGGTTCTGGAAGGGAGCGAAACAGGCGCGGGATTTGCAGGAACAGCAATCCAGGATGATACAGCGCTTGGCTATGGTAGGCTTGCATATCTGTCTGGAACGATAGCGAGCGTTGGCTTGCTTCGCATAGCCGCTGCTTTGCTGTTGGCACTTGCGCCTCTGGCAGCGGGGCTGCTGCTGTTCGAACAAACGCGCGGCATATTCTCAGGCTGGCTAAGGGGGCTTACCCTTACAGTGATTGGCTCGATTGGAACGACAGTGGTGCTCGCCTTGCAATTGTCGATCCTTGAACCGTGGCTAGCAGACGCAATTCGGGTTCGCAGTTTTGGATATGCTACCCCGTCGGCTCCCATTGAATTGTTTGCAATCACGCTCTCTTTTGCCCTGATCCAGTTTGCAATGATCTGGCTTTTGGCGAAAGTTGCGTTCAACCGCGGTTGGCCAAGCCTCCCCACTTATCATCTTGGAACAAACGCTTCTTCGGCGATGTTTGCTCAGCAAAATCCGTCCTCACCCGTGCAAATATCCAATCGGAGCCGAGTTGAACGAATTTCGGATAGTGTCGAAACGACTGTGCGGCGCGAGCAAATTGCTGGTTCGCGGGTTCACGCTTACCAAGGCGGTACGCTTGCATCTCGTGGAGATACAGGCGCCGCTCAAGCTAACCCAGCCACAGAGCTCGCCTCAGTTCCAAGGCTAGGTAGTTCTTACCGAAGAACTGGCACTCGTAGCTCGCAAGCTGGCACCAAAAGGGATGCTGCCCAATGA